In a genomic window of uncultured Flavobacterium sp.:
- a CDS encoding peptide MFS transporter yields the protein MENKITLEEIQNFKGTYPKQLWYLFFVEMWERFCFYGMRGVLTFFMVDQLLLKDEHANLQYGAIQAFVYAFTFIGGIFADKVLGFKKSLFFGGIVMILGNLLIAFSPQTMFYYGIAFSIIGTGFFKPNVSSMVGELYHEDDGRRDAGYGMFYAGINVGGLLGGALCIYLGKYYSWQLCFLSAAVVMFLGLVTFLFTKKYLGPIGDSPLLDLAPSKRRMREIAVYAISILSLPFIFIMVKNTDYTDYFMYTIGIVAVLYFTYELIKLGDVKMQKKLFAAFLFVFFYLLFNAIYEQSGGSLSLFAKDNLSNKLLGFTIDPNVVNNSSNTFFVVALSPLIGLLWIWLGKRRIEPNTLIKFGIGFLFLGASFYIFYLTKFFANSEGIASLNVFTFAYLVTTIGELCLGPIGMSIITKLSPKRLFGMMMGLWFLASAFGQLFAGKLGAEISRSNTGDTLLSKLQSYTEGYYQLAIYSLVAGVVLIAISPIIRKLMQEVK from the coding sequence ATGGAAAACAAAATCACATTAGAAGAAATTCAAAATTTTAAAGGCACTTATCCAAAACAATTGTGGTATTTGTTTTTTGTTGAAATGTGGGAACGTTTTTGCTTCTACGGAATGCGTGGCGTACTTACTTTTTTTATGGTAGATCAGCTTTTATTAAAAGATGAACATGCCAATTTGCAATACGGAGCTATTCAGGCTTTTGTTTATGCTTTTACTTTTATCGGTGGTATTTTTGCTGATAAAGTATTGGGCTTTAAAAAATCATTGTTTTTTGGAGGAATTGTAATGATTCTTGGAAATCTTTTGATTGCTTTTTCGCCTCAGACAATGTTTTACTACGGTATTGCTTTCTCGATTATTGGCACAGGTTTTTTTAAGCCAAATGTTTCTTCAATGGTTGGAGAATTATATCATGAAGATGATGGTAGAAGAGATGCTGGTTACGGAATGTTTTATGCCGGAATAAATGTTGGAGGACTTCTTGGAGGTGCTTTGTGTATTTATTTAGGAAAATACTATTCTTGGCAATTGTGTTTTTTATCAGCAGCTGTAGTAATGTTTTTAGGATTAGTTACCTTTTTGTTTACTAAAAAATATTTAGGTCCAATTGGAGATTCTCCGTTATTGGATTTAGCGCCAAGTAAAAGGAGAATGCGTGAAATCGCTGTCTATGCGATCTCAATATTAAGTTTGCCATTTATTTTTATAATGGTAAAAAATACAGATTACACAGATTATTTCATGTACACTATTGGAATAGTTGCAGTTTTGTATTTTACTTATGAATTGATAAAATTGGGCGATGTAAAGATGCAGAAAAAGCTTTTTGCAGCCTTTTTGTTCGTATTCTTTTATTTGTTGTTTAATGCAATTTATGAGCAAAGTGGTGGTTCGTTATCGCTTTTTGCAAAAGATAATCTAAGTAATAAATTACTTGGTTTTACTATTGATCCCAATGTTGTAAACAATAGTTCGAATACATTTTTTGTAGTGGCTTTAAGTCCGCTAATTGGTTTATTGTGGATTTGGCTAGGGAAAAGAAGAATTGAACCAAACACCTTGATTAAATTCGGAATTGGATTCTTATTTTTGGGAGCTTCATTCTATATCTTTTATCTAACAAAGTTTTTTGCAAATTCAGAAGGTATTGCGTCTTTAAACGTGTTTACTTTTGCTTATTTGGTAACAACAATTGGAGAACTTTGTTTAGGTCCAATCGGAATGTCTATTATCACGAAATTGTCTCCAAAAAGATTATTCGGAATGATGATGGGGTTATGGTTCCTGGCGAGTGCTTTTGGGCAATTATTTGCTGGAAAATTAGGTGCCGAAATATCAAGATCAAATACAGGAGATACGTTGCTTTCTAAGCTTCAGTCTTATACAGAAGGATATTATCAATTGGCAATTTATTCGCTTGTAGCAGGAGTTGTTTTAATTGCGATTTCGCCAATTATTAGAAAATTAATGCAAGAAGTAAAGTAG
- a CDS encoding thioredoxin family protein: protein MKKIILVTLFFVGAFATQAQELKWYTDVKEAITVSNKAQKPMLMFFTGSDWCGWCIRLQNEVLKTPEFKKWAADNVVLVELDYPRAVPQTPELKNQNNELQQAFGIQGFPTVYFTSAESKDGKVNFKGLGKTGYVAGGPSAWLTVAEEIVHPKKS, encoded by the coding sequence ATGAAAAAAATAATACTAGTAACATTGTTTTTTGTTGGTGCATTTGCAACGCAAGCGCAAGAACTAAAATGGTATACAGATGTAAAGGAAGCAATTACTGTAAGTAATAAAGCGCAAAAGCCAATGCTTATGTTTTTTACAGGAAGTGATTGGTGTGGATGGTGTATTCGTTTGCAGAACGAAGTTTTGAAAACTCCTGAGTTTAAAAAATGGGCTGCAGATAATGTTGTCTTAGTTGAGTTAGATTATCCTAGAGCTGTGCCTCAGACTCCGGAACTTAAAAACCAAAATAATGAATTGCAACAAGCTTTTGGGATTCAGGGTTTTCCAACGGTGTATTTTACAAGTGCAGAATCAAAGGATGGAAAAGTCAATTTTAAAGGTTTAGGTAAAACCGGTTATGTTGCAGGTGGTCCATCTGCTTGGTTGACAGTTGCAGAAGAAATTGTGCATCCGAAAAAATCTTAA
- a CDS encoding thioredoxin family protein — MTRKLLTLLFFLGSFLLHSQNLVWNTDLSDAFIMSDAQKKPLLIFFTAATAGQKVQNEVFNTPDFAVWSRDNVVLLKLDLSDTTITDAEKEKNLMMKNALGIEEIPQVCIVMITIKKNKPTISKMGVLAYKMGGAKKWISDSNSILHPSSE; from the coding sequence ATGACCCGAAAACTACTTACACTACTATTTTTTTTAGGTTCATTTTTACTGCATTCTCAAAATTTAGTTTGGAATACTGATTTGAGTGATGCTTTTATAATGAGTGATGCGCAAAAGAAACCATTGTTAATATTCTTTACTGCGGCTACTGCTGGACAAAAAGTACAGAACGAGGTTTTTAACACACCAGACTTTGCAGTATGGTCCCGTGATAATGTTGTCTTATTAAAACTTGATTTGTCTGATACTACAATTACTGATGCAGAAAAAGAGAAAAATTTGATGATGAAAAATGCTTTAGGTATTGAAGAAATTCCTCAGGTTTGTATTGTGATGATCACAATCAAGAAAAATAAACCCACAATTAGTAAGATGGGAGTTCTGGCCTATAAAATGGGCGGAGCGAAGAAATGGATTTCTGATTCAAATTCAATTTTGCATCCAAGCAGCGAATAA
- a CDS encoding ComEC/Rec2 family competence protein: MKVLDFPLAKITISFILGIIVSYYAKPSITTAGIILISIATIFFILYFFIAKNKKLNILFGIITSIVSFFIGLITLQLQTDSYQESNYIHAKTAFEKPQFITFTLREKLKSNDFNDRYIGIINQIENKTNTGRIIVNIQKDSTKNNVILGNTIRVKTILQGNTSSKNPNQFDYAKYLENKQIYGQIYCRKSEIAIDKNIKKDIWYYSGRLHSRIIKNLEKAHFSKDEMNVALALILGQQQEISSEIIKDYQYSGTTHVLSVSGLHVGFIMLFINFILKPIPNNRKGSFIKLISILVSLAIFAIISGLSPPVLRSVVMFSFLAIGNHLRRSGNIYHTLLVSILLILLFEPYFLFDVGFQLSYLALFFILWLQPILKNLWTPKHKITIYIWNALTVSFAAQIGTLPVCLYYFHQFPGLFFVTNIIILPVLSFIMIAGIIVMIIAVFYSPPVIFVVIFEKSIYLLNLMIHFVATFESFVIRDISFNFYYLVTIYLLIITGTIWMAKPNFNKTISLLLSIVIVQISFIYTKKETESQQELIVYHTKKNTLISERIGKNINFITSDTLAKNNVSTSYLVGNFGVLKSTHKIKNTLFFNGKKILVLDSTGIYENKIQPDILLLTQSPKLNLDRLLKDLRPKVIIADASNSNSIVKNWKLTCIKKNIPFHATSEKGYYKLN, translated from the coding sequence ATGAAAGTATTAGATTTTCCTTTGGCTAAAATTACAATTAGCTTTATTCTTGGCATTATTGTTTCTTACTACGCAAAACCTTCGATAACAACGGCAGGAATAATACTTATTTCAATCGCCACAATATTCTTCATTCTGTATTTCTTTATTGCTAAAAACAAAAAACTCAATATTCTTTTTGGAATAATTACTTCTATAGTTTCTTTTTTCATTGGTTTGATTACGCTGCAATTACAAACAGATTCTTATCAGGAATCGAATTACATACATGCTAAAACAGCATTTGAAAAACCCCAGTTTATAACTTTCACTTTACGTGAAAAACTAAAAAGCAACGACTTTAATGATCGTTATATTGGCATTATAAACCAAATTGAAAACAAAACTAATACAGGCAGAATAATTGTAAACATTCAAAAAGACAGTACAAAAAACAATGTTATTTTAGGAAATACAATTCGGGTAAAAACAATTCTACAAGGAAATACTTCAAGCAAAAATCCTAATCAATTCGATTATGCCAAGTATTTAGAAAACAAACAAATCTACGGACAGATTTATTGCCGAAAATCTGAAATCGCAATTGATAAAAATATAAAAAAGGACATTTGGTATTATTCCGGTCGTTTGCATTCCAGAATAATAAAAAATCTTGAAAAAGCGCATTTCAGCAAAGACGAAATGAACGTTGCACTTGCTTTGATTTTAGGGCAACAGCAAGAGATTTCATCAGAGATAATAAAAGATTACCAATATTCTGGCACAACGCATGTATTATCCGTTTCTGGATTACACGTTGGATTCATAATGCTGTTTATAAATTTTATTCTAAAACCAATTCCGAACAATCGAAAAGGTTCTTTTATAAAATTGATTTCCATTTTAGTATCATTGGCAATTTTCGCTATAATTTCAGGTTTATCTCCGCCCGTTTTACGCTCAGTTGTCATGTTTTCCTTTCTTGCGATAGGAAACCATTTGCGCAGAAGCGGAAACATCTACCATACTTTATTAGTTTCTATTTTATTGATACTATTATTTGAACCTTATTTTCTGTTTGATGTCGGTTTTCAATTAAGTTATTTAGCCCTGTTTTTCATTCTTTGGCTACAACCAATTTTAAAAAATCTGTGGACTCCAAAACACAAAATAACAATTTACATATGGAATGCTTTGACAGTTTCTTTCGCTGCACAAATAGGCACTTTACCAGTTTGCTTGTATTATTTTCATCAATTTCCAGGATTATTTTTTGTAACCAATATTATCATTCTTCCTGTACTATCATTTATAATGATTGCCGGAATTATAGTTATGATCATTGCCGTTTTTTATAGTCCACCAGTCATTTTTGTGGTTATTTTCGAAAAGAGCATTTATCTTCTAAATCTAATGATTCACTTTGTTGCAACATTTGAATCGTTTGTGATTCGGGATATAAGTTTCAATTTTTATTATCTGGTGACTATTTACCTATTGATAATTACAGGCACAATTTGGATGGCTAAGCCAAATTTCAATAAAACGATTTCACTTTTACTTAGTATAGTTATTGTTCAGATTTCTTTTATATATACTAAAAAAGAAACCGAAAGTCAGCAGGAATTAATCGTTTATCATACCAAGAAAAACACTTTAATATCTGAAAGGATTGGAAAAAATATAAACTTTATCACAAGCGATACTCTTGCCAAAAACAATGTTTCAACCTCTTATTTAGTCGGGAATTTTGGCGTTTTAAAAAGCACCCATAAAATTAAGAATACATTATTCTTTAACGGAAAAAAAATACTGGTTTTAGACAGCACAGGAATTTACGAGAACAAAATTCAGCCGGACATATTACTTCTTACTCAATCTCCAAAATTAAACTTAGATAGGCTTTTGAAGGATTTACGCCCGAAGGTAATAATTGCAGATGCTTCAAATTCTAATTCGATCGTTAAGAATTGGAAATTAACTTGCATCAAAAAAAATATCCCTTTTCACGCAACAAGTGAAAAGGGATATTATAAGTTAAACTAA
- a CDS encoding C40 family peptidase produces MKKILIFLLLAIAFTSCKSTSNAVSKNESKKENRYTVNKLIDKATDNIGVRYKAGGTTKSGFDCSGLVYTTFESENIKLPRSSFEQSKIGTIIKFDDARKGDLIFFKTNKSKQINHVGLIVEVNSSEIKFVHSSTSKGVIISSTKEAYYGNSFAQINRVIE; encoded by the coding sequence TTGAAAAAAATACTCATTTTCCTTCTTCTGGCGATTGCTTTTACTTCTTGTAAATCGACATCAAATGCTGTAAGCAAAAATGAATCGAAAAAAGAAAATAGATATACCGTTAATAAATTAATCGATAAAGCGACTGATAATATTGGTGTTCGATATAAAGCCGGAGGAACCACAAAAAGCGGATTCGATTGTTCCGGATTGGTATATACTACATTTGAATCTGAAAATATAAAACTACCAAGAAGCTCTTTTGAGCAATCTAAAATAGGTACAATAATCAAATTTGATGATGCTCGAAAAGGCGATTTAATCTTCTTTAAAACAAACAAAAGCAAACAAATTAATCATGTTGGACTTATTGTTGAAGTAAATTCGAGCGAAATAAAATTTGTACATTCCTCAACATCCAAAGGAGTAATAATTTCGTCTACAAAAGAGGCATATTACGGAAATTCTTTTGCTCAAATTAACAGAGTAATCGAATAA
- the lpxB gene encoding lipid-A-disaccharide synthase: protein MKYYIIAGEASGDLHGSNLMKALYEEDPQAEIRFWGGDLMQKAGGTLVKHYRELAFMGFVEVIFNLKTILNNIKICKKDISEFKPDVLIFIDYPGFNMRIAKWAKELNYKTHYYISPQIWAWKENRIKAIKQDVDKMFVILPFEKSFYEDKHHFPVDFVGHPLIDAIQNQPAFDEKTFREEHKLGDKPIIAVLPGSRQQEITKMLSVMLSVVDDFQDYEFVIAGAPSQDYEFYQQFIKNKNIAFVSNKTYDLLRSSTAALVTSGTATLETALFKVPEVVCYKGSSISYQIAKRIITLKYISLVNLIMDQEVVTELIQSDCNTKRIKEELYKLLEPQYREKLLKNYDILEQKLGGVGASKKTAKLIVADLKQA, encoded by the coding sequence ATGAAGTATTACATAATAGCTGGCGAAGCCTCTGGAGATTTACACGGTTCAAATTTAATGAAGGCATTGTATGAAGAAGATCCTCAAGCAGAAATTAGATTCTGGGGTGGAGATTTAATGCAAAAAGCTGGCGGAACATTAGTAAAACACTATCGTGAATTGGCCTTTATGGGATTTGTTGAAGTTATTTTCAATTTGAAAACCATCTTAAATAATATAAAGATTTGCAAAAAAGACATCTCGGAATTCAAACCTGATGTTTTGATTTTCATCGATTATCCGGGCTTTAATATGCGTATTGCAAAATGGGCCAAAGAGTTAAATTATAAAACACATTATTATATTTCTCCTCAAATTTGGGCTTGGAAAGAAAACCGAATTAAAGCGATAAAACAAGATGTCGACAAGATGTTTGTGATTTTACCTTTTGAGAAAAGTTTTTATGAAGACAAACATCATTTTCCGGTAGATTTTGTTGGACATCCATTAATTGATGCCATTCAAAATCAGCCTGCATTTGACGAAAAGACTTTTAGAGAAGAACATAAATTGGGAGACAAACCAATTATTGCGGTTTTGCCAGGAAGCCGCCAACAAGAAATTACAAAAATGCTGAGCGTTATGCTAAGTGTTGTCGATGATTTTCAGGATTATGAGTTTGTGATTGCCGGCGCCCCAAGTCAGGATTATGAATTTTATCAGCAATTTATAAAAAACAAAAACATCGCATTTGTTTCGAATAAAACCTATGATTTACTTCGTTCGTCAACAGCGGCTTTGGTAACTTCAGGAACTGCAACTCTTGAAACGGCACTTTTTAAAGTTCCGGAAGTAGTTTGTTATAAAGGAAGTTCGATTTCGTACCAAATTGCAAAACGCATTATTACGCTAAAATACATCTCGCTTGTCAATTTAATAATGGATCAGGAAGTTGTAACCGAATTAATTCAAAGTGATTGCAATACTAAACGCATTAAAGAAGAGTTATATAAATTACTTGAACCTCAATATCGCGAAAAACTACTAAAGAATTATGATATTCTGGAGCAAAAATTAGGCGGAGTTGGTGCAAGTAAAAAAACGGCAAAACTTATTGTAGCTGATTTAAAACAGGCATAA
- the surE gene encoding 5'/3'-nucleotidase SurE, protein MKSEKPLILVTNDDGILAPGIRALISVMETIGEVVVVAPDKPQSAMGHAITINNTLFLDKISKEDDIITEYSCSGTPVDCVKLAVNEILKRKPDLCVSGINHGSNSSINVIYSGTMSAAVEAGIEGIQAIGFSLLDFDWNADFEQIKSFVKKITLETLANKLPAGVVLNVNFPKLKENEIKGIKICRQAKAYYAQKFDKRQTPFGKDYYWLTGKFTNEDKGEDTDEWALENGYISVVPVQFDLTAHHSIQQLNTWNLNE, encoded by the coding sequence ATGAAAAGCGAAAAACCTCTAATATTAGTTACCAACGATGATGGTATTTTGGCTCCCGGAATCAGAGCGTTAATAAGCGTTATGGAAACTATTGGCGAAGTTGTCGTCGTAGCTCCGGACAAACCTCAAAGTGCAATGGGACATGCCATAACCATTAATAATACTTTGTTTTTGGACAAAATCTCAAAAGAAGATGACATTATAACCGAATATAGCTGCTCAGGAACTCCTGTAGATTGCGTCAAACTGGCCGTAAATGAAATCTTAAAACGCAAACCGGATCTGTGTGTTTCCGGAATCAATCACGGTTCAAACTCTTCTATAAATGTAATTTATTCAGGAACTATGAGCGCCGCTGTTGAAGCAGGAATTGAAGGAATTCAGGCAATTGGATTTTCATTATTAGACTTTGACTGGAATGCCGATTTTGAGCAAATAAAATCATTCGTAAAAAAAATTACTTTAGAAACTTTAGCCAATAAATTACCTGCAGGTGTCGTTTTAAATGTCAATTTCCCTAAATTAAAAGAAAACGAAATTAAAGGAATTAAAATTTGTCGTCAGGCGAAAGCTTATTATGCGCAGAAATTTGACAAACGACAAACTCCTTTCGGGAAAGATTATTATTGGTTAACCGGAAAATTCACCAACGAAGATAAAGGTGAAGATACTGACGAATGGGCTTTAGAAAATGGATACATTTCTGTAGTTCCGGTACAATTTGACTTAACGGCACATCACTCTATACAACAACTTAATACTTGGAATTTAAATGAATAA
- a CDS encoding carboxy terminal-processing peptidase, with product MNAIIQFMKRNYKILIAVLCLSLTLFAFKINADKTIDPDPNRDKTLLELLAFVIEKGHYSPAEINDEFSKGIFKDYIEALDPSKRFFLQSDIDEFKQYELQLDDQFLNKDLTFFNLTYTRLMKRMEESKKRYKTILAQPFNYTVDESFNADYEHIPYAKNLTEINERWRKQIKLSTLSSLVAKQKLEEDKKKKDPAYKEKSFDTLEKETRDSSLKSLDDNFGVIKDLNKEDWFSVYVNSIMTRFDPHTSYFAPEEKDRFDVNISGKLEGIGARLVKKNDFTQIDELISGGPAWKGKELEAGDLILKVAQGNEEPVDVVGMRLDDVVKKIKGHKGTEVKLTVKKVDGTIKVISITRDVVEIEETYAKSSIVERNGLKYGVIYLPKFYIDFENKDGRDAGKDIALEVERLKKEDINGIVLDVRDDGGGSLSTVVDIAGLFIEEGPIVQVKSAGKKKEVLYDKDKKIEWDGPLVIMVNSFSASASEILAAAIQDYKRGVIIGSKQTYGKGTVQNVLDLNQFVRNANYGDLGALKITGQKFYRINGGSTQLEGVHSDVVMPDRYAYLKMGERDIDNAMPWDKIDPADYSTWTSNENFAKAIDNSKNRIAQNAQFKLIEDNAKWIDVKNKENTYSLNITSFKATQEQVENEGKKYKPISDYKNSLTFKSLPYEELEMKNDATLKEKRDAWHQALSKDVYVEEALNVLDDLQSKGYVKNTVSPKMKKDKLVKS from the coding sequence ATGAATGCTATTATTCAATTTATGAAAAGAAATTATAAAATACTTATAGCTGTATTATGCTTGTCATTAACCTTATTTGCTTTTAAGATTAATGCAGATAAAACGATAGACCCGGACCCAAATAGAGATAAAACGCTTTTAGAATTGCTTGCTTTTGTTATTGAAAAAGGACATTACAGCCCTGCAGAAATAAATGATGAGTTTTCTAAAGGAATTTTTAAAGATTATATCGAAGCGCTGGATCCTTCAAAGAGATTCTTTCTTCAGTCTGATATTGACGAATTCAAACAATATGAATTGCAGTTAGACGATCAGTTCTTGAATAAAGATTTGACGTTCTTCAATCTCACTTATACAAGATTGATGAAACGTATGGAAGAAAGCAAAAAACGTTATAAGACTATTTTAGCGCAACCTTTCAACTATACTGTTGATGAGAGTTTTAATGCCGATTATGAGCATATTCCGTATGCAAAAAATCTAACTGAAATCAACGAAAGATGGAGAAAACAAATCAAATTGTCGACACTTTCTTCGCTTGTTGCTAAACAAAAATTAGAAGAGGATAAAAAGAAAAAAGATCCTGCTTACAAAGAAAAATCTTTTGATACATTAGAGAAAGAAACTCGTGATAGTTCTTTAAAATCACTAGACGATAACTTTGGTGTAATTAAAGATTTGAACAAAGAAGATTGGTTTTCTGTATATGTAAACTCAATCATGACACGTTTTGACCCGCACACAAGCTATTTTGCACCTGAAGAAAAAGATCGTTTTGATGTTAATATCAGTGGAAAACTAGAAGGAATTGGGGCAAGATTAGTGAAGAAAAATGACTTTACTCAAATTGATGAATTGATCTCTGGAGGTCCTGCATGGAAAGGTAAAGAATTGGAAGCTGGAGATTTAATTTTGAAAGTAGCACAAGGAAACGAAGAGCCAGTTGATGTAGTTGGAATGCGTTTGGACGATGTTGTGAAAAAAATTAAAGGTCACAAAGGAACTGAAGTTAAACTTACAGTTAAAAAAGTTGACGGAACAATCAAAGTAATTTCAATTACAAGAGACGTTGTTGAAATCGAAGAAACTTATGCTAAATCTAGTATTGTAGAAAGAAATGGATTGAAATATGGTGTAATTTATTTACCTAAATTCTACATTGATTTTGAAAATAAAGATGGTCGTGATGCCGGAAAAGATATTGCTCTTGAAGTAGAAAGACTGAAAAAAGAAGACATCAACGGTATCGTACTTGATGTACGTGATGATGGTGGTGGATCTTTGTCTACAGTTGTTGATATTGCAGGTTTATTTATCGAAGAAGGACCAATTGTTCAGGTGAAATCTGCAGGTAAAAAGAAAGAAGTTTTATACGATAAAGATAAAAAAATCGAGTGGGACGGACCATTAGTAATTATGGTTAACAGTTTCTCGGCTTCTGCATCAGAGATTTTGGCTGCTGCAATTCAGGATTATAAACGTGGAGTTATAATTGGTAGTAAACAAACTTATGGTAAAGGAACAGTGCAAAATGTACTTGATTTGAACCAATTTGTTCGTAATGCAAATTATGGAGATTTAGGAGCTTTGAAAATTACAGGGCAAAAATTCTACAGAATCAACGGAGGTTCAACTCAGTTAGAAGGTGTTCATAGTGATGTTGTTATGCCAGATCGTTATGCTTACTTAAAAATGGGTGAGCGTGATATTGACAATGCAATGCCTTGGGATAAAATTGATCCTGCTGATTACAGCACTTGGACTTCAAACGAGAATTTTGCTAAAGCAATTGATAATAGTAAAAACAGAATCGCTCAAAATGCACAATTCAAATTGATTGAAGATAATGCAAAATGGATCGATGTTAAGAATAAAGAGAATACTTATAGCTTGAATATTACTAGCTTTAAAGCTACTCAGGAACAAGTTGAAAATGAAGGTAAAAAATACAAACCTATTTCAGATTATAAAAATAGCTTGACTTTTAAATCTTTGCCTTACGAAGAGCTTGAAATGAAAAATGACGCTACATTAAAAGAAAAGAGAGATGCTTGGCACCAGGCTTTATCTAAAGACGTTTATGTGGAAGAGGCTTTGAATGTACTAGATGATTTACAGTCTAAAGGTTATGTAAAAAACACTGTTTCTCCTAAAATGAAAAAGGATAAATTGGTAAAATCTTAG
- a CDS encoding DNA/RNA non-specific endonuclease, whose product MKNCIVLGLIGFLFLSCKNEIKEKENLAQEQESGFVSDQNNTGSGFSVSYLPTSTTKQIVKHKYYTLSYNEKYEQAEWVAYELKKEYLKNGNYKRPYFIEDPSVTTGSADWRNYKKSGYDKGHLCPAGDMEFDQSAYNDTFYTSNISPQKHDFNSGIWNRLEQKTRYWAEKYSDIYVVTGGILKDSDKTIGTENVAVPKYFYKIILTKSGKEHKAIAFLVPNEDSNKSLYDFVVPIETLEKMTGIDFFPNLKNLKSSKDF is encoded by the coding sequence ATGAAGAATTGTATTGTTTTAGGTTTGATTGGTTTTTTGTTTTTGTCTTGTAAAAATGAAATCAAGGAAAAAGAAAATTTAGCACAAGAACAGGAATCTGGTTTTGTCTCGGATCAAAATAATACAGGTTCGGGATTTTCTGTTTCATATTTGCCTACATCTACAACAAAGCAAATTGTTAAGCATAAATATTATACACTTTCTTATAATGAAAAATATGAGCAAGCCGAATGGGTTGCTTACGAATTAAAGAAAGAATATCTGAAAAACGGGAATTATAAACGTCCGTATTTTATTGAAGATCCAAGTGTGACAACAGGTTCTGCGGATTGGAGAAACTACAAAAAATCAGGTTATGATAAAGGACATCTTTGCCCTGCAGGCGATATGGAATTTGATCAAAGCGCTTATAATGATACTTTTTATACGTCTAATATTTCGCCTCAAAAGCATGATTTCAATAGCGGAATCTGGAATAGATTAGAGCAAAAGACACGTTATTGGGCAGAGAAATACAGTGATATTTATGTTGTAACGGGTGGAATTCTGAAAGATTCGGATAAAACAATAGGGACCGAAAATGTTGCCGTCCCTAAATATTTTTATAAAATTATTCTAACTAAATCTGGTAAAGAACACAAAGCAATTGCTTTTTTGGTTCCGAATGAAGATAGCAATAAATCACTTTATGATTTTGTAGTTCCTATTGAGACTCTTGAAAAAATGACAGGAATTGATTTCTTTCCAAATTTGAAAAACTTGAAAAGCAGTAAGGATTTTTAA